In the Streptomyces sp. BHT-5-2 genome, one interval contains:
- a CDS encoding penicillin acylase family protein, which produces MRRRTGRLRAAAAAALFALGATFLAPPPTAAATAAHDSDDYCQGQCADILPPGATGNATLVQILGNKLFGTHPAHSTDQIAPYNALAGGYRSLTDATLTDFFNDASFGVPQDQVGSVTRPRSDVTITRDKKTGVPHIKGTTRYGTEYGAGYAAGQDRLWLMDLFRHIGRGELTSFAGGALANQGLEQQFWPSAPYTEADLQKQVDAIRNGNGARGQQAMADAQAYVDGINAYREQSKNGRYFPGEYVLTGHIDAITNAGEIQPFKLTDLIALASVVGGLFGNGGGGEVPSALALLSAQQKYGLEKGTKVWESFRERNDPEAVKTLHDGQSFPYAVKPARARGTALPDRGSVTAEPLVFDRTGAAASKSATPPRDPVRAPEKYRKLEGLFKDGVLPNGSFDPTRHRGMSNALLVSGKHTASGHPVAVFGPQTGYFAPQLLMLQEIQGPGISARGASFAGVGMYVQLGRGQDYAWSATSAGQDITDTYAVDLCDPDGSAPTKDSTSYRYHGSCLPMEKLERTNSWKPTIADPTAAGSYRMQVFRTKYGIVTHRATIGGRPVAYTALRSTYRHEADSIIGFQMLNDPSYVHDARSFQQAAQHIGYAFNWFYADSRDIAYYNSGRNPVRNPDVDAALPVRAEPAYEWQGFDPATNTAAYTPPAQHPQSIDQDYYVSWNNKQAKDYDSAGFGNGSVHRANLLDDRVRALTKEGGVTRAALTRAMADAALTDLRGEDVLPELLRVLDSKPVADPALRTAVQQLDAWRKDGAQRRETTPGSHTYAHSDAVRLMDAWWPLMVKDVFRPGLGGDLYDALNANLAIDESPSAGHGPTGAHAGSAFQYGWWSYVDKDLRAVLGDRVQGPLAARYCGNGDLSACRDTLLTTLRQAGARTAAQVYPGDDNCKAGDQWCADAIVHRAVGGLTHDKMSWQNRPTYQQVVEFPAHR; this is translated from the coding sequence ATGCGACGACGTACCGGAAGGCTCAGGGCCGCCGCGGCGGCGGCCCTGTTCGCCCTGGGTGCCACGTTCTTGGCACCGCCACCCACCGCGGCCGCGACCGCGGCGCACGACTCCGACGACTACTGCCAGGGCCAGTGCGCGGACATCCTGCCGCCCGGCGCGACCGGCAACGCCACCCTGGTGCAGATCCTCGGCAACAAGCTGTTCGGCACCCACCCGGCGCACTCCACCGACCAGATCGCCCCCTACAACGCCCTGGCCGGCGGCTACCGTTCGCTCACCGACGCCACGCTCACCGACTTCTTCAACGACGCCTCCTTCGGCGTCCCCCAGGACCAGGTGGGCTCGGTCACCAGGCCCCGGTCCGACGTCACCATCACCCGTGACAAGAAGACCGGCGTCCCGCACATCAAGGGCACCACCCGCTACGGCACCGAGTACGGCGCCGGCTACGCCGCGGGCCAGGACCGACTGTGGCTGATGGACCTCTTCCGGCACATCGGCCGCGGCGAGCTGACCTCGTTCGCCGGCGGCGCCCTCGCCAACCAGGGCCTGGAGCAACAGTTCTGGCCCTCCGCCCCGTACACCGAGGCCGACCTCCAGAAGCAGGTCGACGCCATCCGCAACGGCAACGGCGCCCGCGGCCAACAGGCCATGGCGGACGCCCAGGCGTACGTGGACGGCATCAACGCCTACCGCGAACAGTCCAAGAACGGCCGGTACTTCCCCGGTGAGTACGTCCTCACCGGCCACATCGACGCGATCACCAACGCCGGCGAGATCCAGCCGTTCAAGCTCACCGACCTGATAGCCCTGGCCTCCGTCGTCGGCGGCCTCTTCGGCAACGGCGGCGGCGGCGAGGTCCCGTCCGCCCTCGCCCTGCTCTCCGCCCAGCAGAAGTACGGCCTGGAGAAGGGCACCAAGGTCTGGGAGTCCTTCCGCGAGCGGAACGACCCCGAGGCGGTCAAGACCCTGCACGACGGCCAGAGTTTCCCCTACGCCGTCAAGCCCGCCAGGGCCAGGGGCACCGCGCTGCCCGACCGCGGCTCGGTCACCGCCGAACCGCTGGTCTTCGACCGCACCGGCGCCGCCGCCTCCAAGAGCGCCACCCCGCCCCGCGACCCGGTCAGGGCACCGGAGAAGTACCGCAAGCTGGAGGGCCTCTTCAAGGACGGCGTGCTGCCCAACGGGAGCTTCGACCCGACCCGGCACCGCGGGATGTCCAACGCCCTGCTGGTCTCCGGCAAGCACACCGCCAGCGGCCACCCGGTCGCCGTCTTCGGCCCGCAGACCGGCTACTTCGCGCCCCAGCTGCTGATGCTCCAGGAGATCCAGGGCCCCGGTATCAGCGCCCGCGGCGCCTCGTTCGCCGGCGTCGGGATGTACGTCCAGCTCGGCCGCGGCCAGGACTACGCCTGGAGCGCCACCTCCGCCGGCCAGGACATCACCGACACCTACGCCGTCGACCTGTGCGACCCGGACGGCTCGGCGCCCACCAAGGACTCCACCTCCTACCGCTACCACGGCAGTTGCCTGCCGATGGAGAAGCTGGAGCGCACCAACTCCTGGAAGCCCACCATCGCCGACCCCACCGCCGCCGGCTCCTACCGGATGCAGGTCTTCCGCACCAAATACGGCATCGTCACCCACCGCGCCACCATCGGCGGCCGACCCGTCGCCTACACGGCGCTGCGCTCCACCTACCGCCACGAGGCCGACTCCATCATCGGCTTCCAGATGCTCAACGACCCGTCGTACGTCCACGACGCCAGGAGCTTCCAGCAGGCCGCCCAGCACATCGGCTACGCCTTCAACTGGTTCTACGCCGACTCCCGCGACATCGCGTACTACAACAGCGGCCGCAACCCCGTCCGCAACCCCGACGTCGACGCCGCACTGCCCGTCAGGGCCGAACCGGCCTACGAGTGGCAGGGCTTCGACCCCGCCACCAACACCGCCGCCTACACCCCGCCCGCCCAGCACCCGCAGTCCATCGACCAGGACTACTACGTCTCCTGGAACAACAAGCAGGCCAAGGACTACGACTCGGCCGGCTTCGGCAACGGCTCGGTGCACCGCGCCAACCTCCTCGACGACCGGGTGCGCGCGCTCACCAAGGAGGGCGGGGTCACCCGGGCCGCCCTGACCCGGGCGATGGCCGACGCCGCCCTCACCGACCTGCGGGGCGAGGACGTCCTGCCGGAGCTGCTGCGCGTCCTGGACAGCAAGCCGGTCGCCGACCCCGCGCTGCGCACCGCGGTGCAGCAGCTGGACGCCTGGCGCAAGGACGGTGCCCAGCGCCGCGAGACCACCCCCGGCTCGCACACCTACGCCCACTCCGACGCGGTCCGGCTGATGGACGCCTGGTGGCCGCTGATGGTCAAGGACGTCTTCCGCCCCGGCCTCGGCGGCGACCTCTACGACGCGTTGAACGCCAACCTCGCCATCGACGAGTCCCCGTCGGCCGGCCACGGCCCCACCGGGGCGCACGCCGGATCGGCGTTCCAGTACGGCTGGTGGAGCTATGTCGACAAGGACCTGCGCGCGGTGCTCGGCGACCGCGTCCAGGGCCCGCTCGCCGCACGCTACTGCGGCAACGGTGACCTCTCCGCCTGCCGCGACACCCTGCTGACCACTCTTCGGCAGGCCGGTGCGCGGACCGCCGCCCAGGTCTACCCCGGCGACGACAACTGCAAGGCCGGCGACCAGTGGTGCGCGGACGCCATCGTCCACCGCGCCGTGGGCGGTCTGACCCACGACAAGATGAGCTGGCAGAACCGCCCCACCTACCAGCAGGTGGTGGAGTTCCCCGCCCACCGGTAG
- a CDS encoding 3-keto-5-aminohexanoate cleavage protein: MLQVCLNGARTAADSGAVPLSPAALAEAARQAVAAGAQDVHVHPKTPCGQDSLSPRVVGPALTAIREAVDVPVGVTTGAWAEPDPARRVELIASWTVLPDHASVNWHEDGADSVAAALLDRGVGVEAGIWAGTPAAARFAASPLAPRVLRVLAEVIDDTDPDTAPATARALLAELARIPHGRPVLLHGFDGGAWPVLRLAGELGLASRIGIEDTLTLADGSPAVGNSHLVACATALTGGPAAA; the protein is encoded by the coding sequence ATGCTTCAGGTGTGTCTCAACGGCGCCCGGACGGCGGCCGATTCGGGTGCGGTGCCGCTGTCGCCGGCCGCGCTCGCGGAGGCGGCGCGGCAGGCGGTCGCGGCCGGCGCCCAGGACGTCCACGTCCACCCCAAGACCCCGTGCGGCCAGGACTCCCTCTCGCCCAGGGTGGTCGGCCCGGCCCTGACGGCGATACGGGAGGCGGTGGACGTACCGGTGGGCGTGACGACCGGCGCCTGGGCCGAGCCCGACCCCGCGCGCCGGGTCGAGCTGATCGCGTCCTGGACGGTGCTCCCCGACCACGCCTCGGTCAACTGGCACGAGGACGGCGCCGATTCGGTCGCCGCCGCGCTGCTGGACCGCGGCGTCGGCGTCGAGGCGGGCATCTGGGCCGGGACGCCCGCCGCCGCCCGCTTCGCCGCCTCCCCGCTGGCGCCGCGGGTGCTGCGGGTGCTGGCCGAGGTCATCGACGACACCGACCCGGACACCGCGCCCGCCACCGCCCGGGCGCTGCTCGCCGAGCTGGCGCGGATCCCGCACGGCCGCCCGGTGCTGCTGCACGGCTTCGACGGCGGCGCCTGGCCGGTGCTGCGACTGGCCGGGGAGCTGGGCCTGGCCAGCCGTATAGGCATCGAGGACACCCTCACCCTGGCCGACGGCTCCCCGGCGGTCGGGAACTCCCATCTGGTTGCCTGCGCGACCGCGTTGACGGGCGGGCCGGCCGCCGCCTGA
- a CDS encoding amidase, with translation MAELHDLTALEQAEEIRAGELSPVELTEHYLTRIERLDDTLGAFLTRTPEIARKQAAEAESEAVAARRQGRALPPLHGVPVPVKDLNHVAGVRCTMGSAALADHVPDADDHVAAALRRAGTILLGKTNTPEFGLPCYTENALAPPARTPWDLARSAGGSSGGAAAAVAAGLAPIAHGSDGGGSIRIPASACGLYGIKPSRGRVSGGPLLHDVTGLSTSGPLARTVADAAALLDAMAGTLPGDPYAAPSLPPGETFAGQVRRDPGRLRIGVLTRAPLPDIEMHPDCLAAVAETTALLGELGHRAEELAFPVDGRILHDFTRVWSVAAANRPVPPEAEELLMPLTRYLRARGREVGGTDFADALYSFRSLAQAVADVLMPPGTGYDVLLSPTLAAPPHPVGALRHDDDPQAEFAAVGRFTPFTALYNITGQPAVNVPLHWNAEGLPIGVMLAGRYGDEATLIALSAQLEAARPWAHRKPPIW, from the coding sequence ATGGCCGAACTGCACGACCTCACCGCGCTCGAACAGGCCGAGGAGATCCGGGCCGGGGAACTCTCCCCGGTCGAACTCACCGAGCACTACCTCACACGGATCGAGCGCCTGGACGACACCCTGGGCGCCTTCCTCACCCGTACCCCGGAGATCGCCCGCAAGCAGGCCGCGGAGGCCGAGAGCGAGGCCGTCGCGGCCCGCCGCCAGGGCCGCGCGCTGCCGCCGCTGCACGGCGTCCCGGTGCCCGTGAAGGACCTCAACCACGTCGCCGGGGTGCGCTGCACGATGGGCTCGGCCGCGCTGGCCGACCACGTCCCGGACGCCGACGACCACGTCGCCGCCGCACTGCGCCGGGCCGGCACGATCCTGCTGGGCAAGACCAACACCCCCGAGTTCGGGCTGCCCTGCTACACCGAGAACGCCCTCGCCCCGCCCGCCCGCACCCCCTGGGACCTGGCGCGCTCGGCGGGCGGCTCCAGCGGCGGGGCGGCCGCGGCGGTGGCCGCCGGGCTGGCACCGATCGCGCACGGCAGCGACGGCGGCGGCTCGATCCGCATCCCGGCGTCGGCCTGCGGGCTCTACGGCATCAAGCCCAGCCGCGGCCGGGTCAGCGGCGGCCCCCTGCTGCACGACGTGACGGGACTGAGCACCTCGGGCCCGCTGGCCCGTACGGTCGCCGACGCGGCCGCGCTGCTGGACGCGATGGCCGGCACCCTGCCCGGCGACCCGTACGCCGCCCCGTCCCTGCCACCCGGCGAGACGTTCGCCGGGCAGGTCCGCCGGGACCCCGGCCGGCTGCGGATCGGGGTGCTCACCCGGGCCCCGCTCCCGGACATCGAGATGCACCCGGACTGCCTCGCCGCGGTCGCGGAGACCACCGCGCTGCTCGGCGAACTGGGCCATCGGGCCGAGGAGTTGGCGTTCCCGGTCGACGGGCGGATCCTGCACGACTTCACCCGGGTCTGGTCGGTGGCGGCCGCCAACCGCCCCGTCCCGCCGGAGGCCGAGGAGCTGCTGATGCCGCTCACCCGCTATCTGCGGGCGCGCGGCCGCGAGGTCGGCGGCACCGACTTCGCCGACGCCCTCTACTCCTTCCGGTCGCTCGCCCAGGCCGTCGCCGACGTGCTGATGCCGCCCGGCACCGGCTACGACGTGCTCCTCTCCCCCACCCTGGCCGCGCCGCCGCACCCGGTCGGCGCACTGCGGCACGACGACGACCCGCAGGCGGAGTTCGCCGCGGTCGGCCGCTTCACGCCGTTCACCGCCCTCTACAACATCACCGGTCAGCCCGCGGTCAACGTCCCGCTGCACTGGAACGCCGAGGGGCTGCCGATCGGCGTGATGCTGGCCGGCCGCTACGGCGACGAGGCCACCCTGATCGCACTCTCCGCGCAGCTGGAGGCGGCCCGCCCGTGGGCGCACCGCAAGCCGCCCATCTGGTGA
- the soxR gene encoding redox-sensitive transcriptional activator SoxR, producing the protein MPQLPFKVHELSVGQLSARSGAAVSALHFYESKGLISSTRTAGNQRRYTRETLRRVAFIRAAQRVGIPLAVIRDALAELPDERTPNREDWARLSEVWRTELDERIGQLVELRDRLTDCIGCGCLSLQTCALSNPYDNLGVQGPGARRLRVDRRAEDPASAPKAASPTCAPDAPTCAPGEAEHQEP; encoded by the coding sequence GTGCCCCAGCTTCCGTTCAAGGTCCATGAGCTCTCCGTCGGCCAGCTCTCCGCGCGCAGCGGCGCGGCCGTCTCCGCGCTGCACTTCTACGAGTCCAAGGGGCTGATCAGCAGCACCCGGACGGCCGGCAACCAGCGCCGCTACACCCGCGAGACGCTGCGCCGGGTCGCGTTCATCCGGGCCGCGCAGCGGGTCGGCATCCCGCTCGCGGTGATCCGCGACGCCCTGGCCGAGCTGCCGGACGAGCGCACCCCCAACCGCGAGGACTGGGCTCGGCTCTCCGAGGTCTGGCGCACCGAACTCGACGAGCGGATCGGCCAGCTCGTCGAGTTGCGCGACCGGCTCACCGACTGCATCGGCTGCGGCTGCCTGTCGCTGCAGACATGCGCGCTGTCCAACCCCTACGACAACCTCGGCGTACAGGGGCCCGGCGCCCGCCGGCTGCGGGTGGACCGGCGCGCCGAGGACCCGGCGTCGGCCCCGAAGGCGGCTTCCCCGACCTGTGCCCCGGACGCCCCGACCTGTGCGCCCGGGGAAGCAGAGCACCAAGAGCCCTGA
- a CDS encoding MaoC family dehydratase, with protein MAEPRVFGSVEELRAAVGEELGPSDWLEIDQKRIDLFAEATGDHQWIHVDQERAAAGPFGTTIAHGYLTLSLLPVLVPQLLRVDNVKMGINYGTNKVRFPATVPVGSRIRARARIAEVAEVTGGVQLTTVVTVEREGAEKPVCVAESVSRFHL; from the coding sequence ATGGCAGAGCCCCGGGTGTTCGGGTCGGTCGAGGAACTGCGGGCGGCGGTCGGCGAGGAGCTGGGCCCCAGCGACTGGCTGGAGATCGACCAGAAGCGGATCGACCTGTTCGCGGAGGCCACCGGCGACCACCAGTGGATCCACGTCGATCAGGAACGGGCCGCGGCCGGCCCTTTCGGCACGACCATCGCCCACGGGTACCTGACGCTGTCCCTGCTGCCCGTCCTGGTCCCGCAGCTGCTGCGGGTGGACAACGTGAAGATGGGCATCAACTACGGCACCAACAAGGTGCGTTTCCCGGCCACCGTCCCGGTCGGCTCGCGGATCCGGGCCCGGGCGCGGATCGCGGAGGTGGCCGAGGTGACCGGCGGGGTGCAGCTCACCACGGTGGTCACGGTCGAGCGGGAGGGCGCGGAGAAGCCGGTGTGCGTGGCGGAGTCGGTCAGCCGGTTCCACCTCTAG
- a CDS encoding TetR/AcrR family transcriptional regulator, whose protein sequence is MGAAERAAEESDEWSDVTPDAARRLVAAAVQAFAERGYHATTTRDIAGRAGMSPAALYIHYKTKEELLYRISGIGHEKALRIMGAAAEAGGSATDRLRDAVRTFARWHAEHHTTARVIQYELQALGADHYAEIAALRRRTDRMLRQIIQDGADSGEFGVDDVPGTTLAVLSLCVDVARWFSAEGPRTPDEVGALYADLVLRMVGGAS, encoded by the coding sequence ATGGGTGCGGCCGAGCGGGCGGCGGAGGAGAGCGACGAGTGGTCCGACGTGACCCCGGACGCCGCGCGGCGGCTGGTCGCCGCGGCCGTCCAGGCGTTCGCCGAGCGCGGCTACCACGCCACCACCACCCGTGACATCGCCGGCCGCGCCGGGATGAGCCCCGCCGCGCTCTACATCCACTACAAGACCAAGGAAGAGCTGCTCTACCGCATCAGCGGCATCGGCCACGAGAAGGCCCTGCGCATCATGGGCGCCGCCGCCGAGGCCGGGGGCAGCGCCACCGACCGGCTCCGCGACGCGGTGCGCACCTTCGCCCGCTGGCACGCCGAGCACCACACCACCGCCCGCGTCATCCAGTACGAGCTGCAGGCCCTCGGCGCGGACCACTACGCCGAGATCGCCGCGCTGCGCCGCCGTACCGACCGTATGCTCCGGCAGATCATCCAGGACGGCGCGGACAGCGGGGAGTTCGGCGTGGACGACGTGCCCGGCACCACCCTGGCCGTGCTGTCGCTGTGCGTGGACGTCGCCCGCTGGTTCTCCGCCGAGGGCCCGCGCACACCCGACGAGGTCGGCGCCCTCTACGCCGACCTCGTCCTGCGGATGGTGGGCGGCGCCTCCTAG
- a CDS encoding acyl-CoA dehydrogenase family protein — protein sequence MNLELTPEQSAVRRLAADFTDREIAPHATAWDRAEEVDPGIVRKLGDLGFLGLTIPEEYGGSGGDHLAYALVTEELGRGDSSVRGIVSVSLGLVAKTLAAWGDEEQKRAWLPRLTSGEALGCFGLTEPGTGSDAASLTTRAVRDGERGDWIVDGGKMFITNGTWADLVLLFARTGGPGHKGISAFLIPADTPGLTRRPIHGKLGLRGQATAELVLEGVRVPAGALLGPEGKGFSVAMSALAKGRMSVAAGCVGIAQAALDAALGYAGQREQFGAPIAGRQLVQELLSDIAVDVDAARLLTWRVADLIDRGEPFATEASKAKLFASEAAVRAAGNALQVFGGYGYIDEYPVGKLLRDARVMTLYEGTSQIQKLLIGRALTGVPAF from the coding sequence ATGAACCTGGAGCTCACCCCCGAGCAGTCCGCCGTACGCCGACTCGCCGCGGACTTCACCGACCGCGAGATCGCCCCGCACGCCACCGCCTGGGACCGCGCCGAGGAGGTCGACCCGGGCATCGTCCGGAAACTCGGCGACCTGGGCTTCCTGGGGCTGACCATCCCCGAGGAGTACGGCGGTTCCGGCGGTGACCACCTCGCGTACGCGCTGGTCACCGAGGAACTGGGGCGCGGCGACTCGTCGGTCCGCGGCATCGTCTCGGTCTCGCTGGGGCTGGTCGCCAAGACCCTCGCCGCCTGGGGCGACGAGGAGCAGAAGCGCGCCTGGCTGCCCCGGCTGACCTCCGGCGAGGCGCTCGGCTGCTTCGGGCTGACCGAGCCCGGCACCGGCTCCGACGCCGCGTCCCTGACCACCCGCGCGGTCCGGGACGGCGAGCGCGGCGACTGGATCGTCGACGGCGGCAAGATGTTCATCACCAACGGCACCTGGGCGGACCTCGTCCTGCTCTTCGCCCGCACCGGCGGCCCCGGTCACAAAGGGATCAGCGCCTTCCTGATACCCGCCGACACCCCGGGTCTGACCCGCCGCCCGATCCACGGCAAGCTCGGGCTCCGCGGCCAGGCGACGGCCGAGCTCGTCCTGGAGGGCGTGCGGGTGCCCGCCGGTGCCCTGCTGGGCCCCGAGGGCAAGGGGTTCTCGGTCGCCATGTCCGCCCTGGCCAAGGGCCGGATGTCGGTCGCCGCCGGCTGCGTCGGGATCGCCCAGGCCGCGCTGGACGCCGCGCTCGGGTACGCCGGGCAGCGCGAACAGTTCGGCGCCCCGATCGCCGGGCGCCAGCTCGTCCAGGAACTGCTCAGCGACATCGCGGTGGACGTGGACGCGGCCCGGCTGCTGACCTGGCGGGTGGCCGATCTGATCGACCGCGGCGAGCCGTTCGCCACCGAGGCGTCCAAGGCGAAGCTCTTCGCCTCCGAGGCCGCGGTCCGCGCCGCGGGCAACGCCCTCCAGGTCTTCGGCGGCTACGGCTACATCGACGAGTACCCGGTCGGCAAACTGCTGCGCGACGCCCGGGTGATGACCCTCTACGAGGGCACCAGCCAGATCCAGAAGCTCCTCATCGGCCGCGCACTGACCGGCGTCCCCGCCTTCTGA
- a CDS encoding TetR/AcrR family transcriptional regulator — MARPRKPLLSRERIVTTALALIDAEGLAALSTRRLAAELGVSGPSLYNHFTTKDEILDAVADTVVARVDVSALADGTDWRAGLLAWARSYRAALAAHPHIVPFLAQGPGRRPAGLRMADAAFGGMVEAGWPPALATRVCAMVRYFVAGSALGSFARGFVDDPSAYDPADYPHLSQAHRLAEHQRQVDEGAFEDGLRALVDGLALQHPER; from the coding sequence ATGGCCCGACCCCGCAAGCCCCTGCTGAGCCGCGAGCGCATCGTCACCACCGCGCTGGCACTGATCGACGCGGAGGGGCTGGCCGCGCTCTCCACCCGGCGGCTGGCGGCGGAACTGGGCGTCAGCGGCCCCTCCCTCTACAACCACTTCACGACCAAGGACGAGATCCTGGACGCGGTGGCCGACACCGTCGTCGCCCGGGTCGACGTCTCGGCCCTGGCCGACGGCACCGACTGGCGGGCCGGCCTGCTCGCCTGGGCCCGCTCCTACCGCGCGGCACTCGCCGCCCATCCGCACATCGTCCCGTTCCTCGCCCAGGGCCCCGGCCGCCGGCCCGCCGGGCTGCGGATGGCCGACGCGGCCTTCGGCGGCATGGTCGAGGCGGGCTGGCCGCCCGCGCTGGCCACCAGGGTCTGCGCGATGGTGCGGTACTTCGTCGCGGGCTCGGCGCTCGGCTCGTTCGCCCGCGGCTTCGTGGACGATCCGAGCGCGTACGACCCCGCCGACTACCCCCACCTGAGCCAGGCCCACCGGCTTGCCGAGCACCAACGCCAGGTGGACGAGGGCGCGTTCGAGGACGGCCTGCGGGCCCTGGTGGACGGGCTGGCGCTCCAGCATCCGGAACGGTGA
- a CDS encoding DUF397 domain-containing protein — MKRKSSYSNPDGGQCIEIADNPPALVPVRDSKDPHGPALVFPAGAWGAFVAAVKGGAVA, encoded by the coding sequence GTGAAGCGCAAGTCCAGCTACAGCAACCCGGACGGCGGCCAGTGCATCGAGATCGCCGACAACCCCCCCGCCCTCGTCCCCGTACGCGACAGCAAGGACCCCCACGGCCCCGCGCTCGTCTTCCCCGCGGGTGCCTGGGGGGCCTTCGTGGCCGCCGTCAAAGGCGGAGCGGTGGCCTAG
- a CDS encoding Zn-dependent alcohol dehydrogenase, whose translation MVRAAVLPAVNAPLRVTEIELPEPGPGQVRIRLAAAGVCHSDLSLSNGTLRQPAPAVLGHEGAGTVTAVGPDVTGVAAGDRVVLNWAPSCGDCHFCGLAEPWLCADAGRAAGAPYATLGADGSALYPGLGTAAFAEETVVPARAALPLPDGIPLTDAALLGCAVLTGWGAVHHSARVRAGESVLVFGVGGVGLATLQAARIAGAGPIVAVDVSPAKEELARAAGATDFLVADGPAFFEKDGAKRVRALTGGVGADVAVECVGRAETIRAAWSATRRGGRTTVVGIGGKDQQVVFSALELFYFGRTLAGCVYGNSDPARDLPVIAEHVRSGALDLSALVTDRIGLDGIPAAFEAMLAGKGGRALVVF comes from the coding sequence GTGGTACGCGCCGCCGTCCTGCCCGCCGTCAACGCCCCGCTCCGGGTCACCGAGATCGAGCTGCCGGAACCCGGCCCGGGCCAGGTCCGGATCAGGCTCGCCGCCGCCGGCGTCTGCCACTCCGACCTCTCGCTGTCCAACGGCACCCTGCGCCAGCCGGCCCCGGCCGTGCTCGGCCACGAGGGGGCGGGCACCGTCACCGCGGTGGGGCCGGACGTGACCGGGGTGGCGGCCGGCGACCGGGTGGTCCTCAACTGGGCGCCGTCCTGCGGTGACTGCCACTTCTGCGGACTGGCCGAGCCCTGGCTGTGCGCCGACGCCGGGCGGGCCGCCGGCGCCCCGTACGCCACCCTCGGCGCCGACGGCAGCGCGCTCTACCCGGGCCTGGGCACCGCCGCGTTCGCCGAGGAGACCGTGGTGCCCGCGCGCGCCGCGCTGCCGCTGCCGGACGGGATCCCGCTGACCGACGCGGCCCTGCTCGGCTGCGCGGTGCTCACCGGCTGGGGCGCCGTCCACCACAGCGCCCGGGTCCGGGCGGGGGAGTCGGTGCTGGTCTTCGGCGTCGGCGGGGTGGGCCTGGCGACCCTTCAAGCGGCGCGGATCGCCGGGGCGGGCCCGATCGTGGCGGTGGACGTCTCGCCGGCGAAGGAAGAGCTGGCCCGCGCGGCCGGCGCCACCGACTTCCTGGTCGCCGACGGCCCGGCGTTCTTCGAGAAGGACGGCGCCAAGCGGGTCCGGGCGCTCACCGGCGGGGTCGGCGCCGATGTCGCGGTGGAGTGCGTGGGCCGCGCGGAGACCATCCGCGCGGCCTGGTCCGCGACCCGCCGCGGCGGCCGGACGACGGTGGTGGGCATCGGCGGCAAGGACCAGCAGGTCGTCTTCTCCGCCCTGGAACTCTTCTACTTCGGCCGCACGCTCGCCGGCTGCGTCTACGGCAACAGCGACCCGGCCCGCGACCTGCCGGTGATCGCCGAGCACGTCCGCTCCGGCGCGCTCGACCTCTCCGCGCTGGTCACCGACCGGATCGGACTGGACGGGATCCCGGCCGCGTTCGAGGCGATGCTCGCCGGGAAGGGCGGCCGGGCGCTGGTGGTGTTCTAG